A DNA window from Arachis duranensis cultivar V14167 chromosome 3, aradu.V14167.gnm2.J7QH, whole genome shotgun sequence contains the following coding sequences:
- the LOC107481561 gene encoding uncharacterized protein LOC107481561: protein MASPCNNNNSSVNGFYNFLTQGLNNLHQNNNNFMSMQFMSKVLSSLQSFHSQLTILVQRLCLPVGGKWLDEYMDESSRLWDVCHALKSAISGMENYYSSASNIASSMDNYHHFTLELSHQVIRAIKVCQREILGLEEENKSLMEARIQPLCECINKSITTESKLNEFNGFRGVLYAMKSVSSLLLMILLCGVAYCCSFSCFAFQQTGYDHHHHHEGDNNNNNMGFGSSFMASMGRLQHKVAEEIEHEINNNGQAGILLHEFTQAKVAMEEVKVELERVVVYEEEYEEVVIEEKVENLKHCFGFLRCGLETITGQLDDFFDDIVQSRKKLLDICTHN, encoded by the exons ATGGCTTCTCcatgcaacaacaacaactcttCTGTCAATGGCTTCTACAACTTCCTTACTcaaggactcaacaaccttcaccagaacaacaacaacttcaTGTCTATGCAGTTCATGTCAAAGGTTCTTTCATCTCTACAATCTTTTCATTCACAGTTAACCATTCTTGTCCAGAGGCTTTGCTTGCCTGTTGGAGGAAAATGGCTTGATGAGTACATGGATGAAAGCTCTAGGCTTTGGGATGTGTGTCATGCTCTCAAATCTGCCATCTCTGGAATGGAAAACTATTACTCTTCTGCCTCCAATATAGCTTCCTCAATGGATAACTACCATCACTTCACTCTTGAGCTTTCACATCAG GTTATTAGGGCAATAAAAGTTTGTCAAAGGGAGATTCTAGGATTGGAAGAGGAGAACAAGAGCTTGATGGAGGCAAGGATTCAACCATTGTGTGAATGTATAAACAAGAGTATCACAACTGAGTCAAAGTTGAATGAGTTCAATGGATTCAGAGGTGTTCTTTATGCAATGAAGAGTGTTAGCTCATTGCTCCTCATGATTCTCCTATGTGGGGTTGCATATTGttgctctttttcttgctttgcatttcaacaaacaggttatgatcatcatcatcatcatgaaggcgacaacaacaacaacaacatggGTTTTGGATCAAGCTTCATGGCTTCAATGGGAAGGTTGCAGCACAAGGTTGCAGAAGAGATTGAACATGAGATTAATAATAATGGGCAGGCAGGGATTTTGCTACATGAATTCACACAAGCAAAGGTTGCCATGGAGGAAGTGAAAGTGGAGTTGGAGAGAGTAGTGGTGTATgaagaagaatatgaagaggttgtgATTGAAGAGAAAGTTGAGAATTTGAAGCATTGTTTTGGGTTTTTGAGATGTGGTCTTGAGACTATAACAGGGCAACTTGATGATTTCTTTGATGACATTGTTCAATCAAGGAAGAAGCTTTTGGATATTTGCACCCATAACtag